A part of Babylonia areolata isolate BAREFJ2019XMU chromosome 6, ASM4173473v1, whole genome shotgun sequence genomic DNA contains:
- the LOC143283303 gene encoding uncharacterized protein LOC143283303, giving the protein MGPLPLSLPLLLLCCVPPFLTTACSVLPCPDGLHVRCLHGSVSSLPDLDPDDVVWLDLRLNNLTRFPQCPAHFLSRVQHVDVSHNHLTELRRQDLRGARDLRSLSVSYNRLRFVGEGSFGNLSALTTLLLDHNQLTWLADSAFLELPHLLTMNLQNNNLTSLSSGTFRGLENLASLDLSHNRLETLGNNTFTDLIRLRTLTVSSNHLHRLEPLAFVGLGLLTKLNLNMNQLLVQQNALPPGVFAPLKFVRVFSLDYNADDASTDGFPQAVFNDLVSVENISIDSFYDPYFGADFAQMSTIHSLYLYHACRAHRLTNDTFLGFKNSSLQTIVATFCHRLVFVEKCAFCDLPHLKYLYLSHNMYLSPTMALLSLYGLQGQTMEEIDLKHNAYLLPRVSTVDHRNTQYLRNICVHRFSMARSHILRWTASAVGHMTNTDFARCNEHIDISQNNLMGDLSALFLMLSLFKNLTSLQTQQQKVFSLRDSACFLDGVVGCGHRGKEKTTMTASISIPPKLSYMNLSSMSGHFNPPPLVLNFGTAASLKTLDLSYGVFSHCLTTLTGLHHLETLDLSGNYCDKISDNLLDHLPSLKHLFLSNSRLTVTDLRMRAHRILSQVTMLETLDLSRNSLLQIEGDTLPGQKRLRTLLLSHNIFRSLPIDIDLHPNLTVLDLSFNTITSLTSSEQSSLDTLASRHQVRLALKGNPLRCTCTELDFLHWLRDTAVTLDGEEDNSTRRYTCTADSGELTDTERVTADWDALWRHCMAAQISVWTSAVFTLQIVGLLIAYTVSRHWTHLRHACKVLRRLREPKRQDFRKDVYIAYADDDAELACVHLPRCLQGHGLRVLLRQQEEQPGIARVESIVQFIEDSWKVVLLVTRAFAEDEDGSCGFTVQQVARCGLPDALPSRLFVVFTEDPRRLPPTASLDKVLRPLCLCPCPARNVFHVPRNTPVHHPLWDRLAGAILEE; this is encoded by the exons AtgggccccctccccctctccctccccctcctcttgctgtgctgtgtcccccCCTTCCTGACCACAGCTTGCTCTGTCCTCCCTTGCCCGGACGGACTGCACGTGCGATGTCTTCACGGCTCTGTGTCGTCATtacctgaccttgaccctgacgaCGTGGTGTGGCTGGACCTGAGACTGAACAACCTGACTCGTTTCCCGCAGTGTCCGGCCCACTTCCTGTCCCGGGTACAGCACGTGGACGTCAGTCACAACCACCTGACCGAGCTGCGCCGGCAAGATCTGCGGGGTGCACGTGACCTGCGGAGTCTGAGTGTGAGCTACAACCGGCTGAGGTTTGTCGGGGAAGGTTCCTTCGGAAACCTGTCAGCCTTGACCACTCTTCTCCTGGACCACAACCAGCTGACGTGGCTGGCAGACAGCGCCTTCCTTGAGCTGCCGCATTTGCTGACCATGAACCTGCAGAACAACAACCTGACGTCGCTCTCTTCTGGAACGTTCCGAGGACTGGAAAACCTGGCGTCTCTGGACCTTAGTCACAACCGCCTGGAGACGCTGGGCAATAACACCTTCACTGACCTGATCCGCCTGAGGACTCTCACGGTCAGCAGTAATCACCTGCATCGTCTGGAACCGCTCGCTTTTGTGGGACTGGGCCTGCTGACGAAACTCAACCTGAACATGAACCAGTTGCTGGTTCAGCAGAACGCTCTGCCCCCGGGAGTATTTGCTCCGCTCAAGTTTGTACGAGTATTTTCTCTCGATTACAACGCTGATGATGCCAGTACGGACGGCTTTCCCCAGGCTGTGTTCAATGATTTGGTGTCCGTGGAGAACATATCCATTGACTCTTTCTATGATCCCTACTTCGGCGCTGACTTTGCTCAGATGTCAACCATTCACAGTCTATATCTATATCACGCATGTCGGGCTCACAGGCTTACCAACGACACTTTCCTGGGATTCAAGAACTCTTCTCTGCAGACAATCGTGGCCACATTTTGCCATCGCTTGGTGTTTGTGGAGAAATGTGCTTTCTGCGATCTACCCCATCTCAAGTACCTCTACCTCAGCCACAATATGTACCTCTCACCCACCATGGCTCTCCTGTCTCTCTATGGTTTACAAGGACAAACTATGGAAGAGATCGATTTGAAACATAATGCTTATCTACTGCCAAGGGTCTCCACGGTtgatcacagaaacacacagtatCTCAGAAACATATGCGTTCACCGCTTCAGTATGGCCAGATCTCACATCCTGCGGTGGACGGCATCTGCTGTCGGTCATATGACAAACACGGACTTTGCCAGATGTAATGAACACATTGACATCTCGCAAAATAACTTGATGGGGGACTTATCGGCTTTATTCCTTATGCTTTCTCTGTTCAAAAATCTAACAAGCCTTCAGACCCAGCAACAGAAAGTTTTCTCTTTGAGGGATTCAGCATGCTTCCTGGATGGTGTCGTGGGTTGTGGCCATCGCGGAAAGGAAAAGACGACGATGACTGCATCCATTAGCATACCGCCGAAACTGTCGTACATGAACCTTTCTTCAATGTCCGGTCACTTTAACCCACCGCCACTGGTTCTTAACTTTGGGACGGCCGCCAGTTTAAAGACGCTGGACCTGTCCTACGGGGTCTTCTCCCACTGCTTGACCACACTGACCGGTCTGCATCACCTGGAGACTCTGGACCTGAGCGGCAACTACTGTGACAAGATAAGCGACAACCTGTTGGACCACCTTCCTTCCTTGAAACACCTCTTTCTGTCCAACTCCCGTCTGACCGTCACAGACCTACGCATGCGAGCACATCGTATCCTGAGCCAGGTGACCATGCTGGAGACGTTGGATCTGTCTCGGAACTCGCTACTGCAGATTGAAGGGGACACTTTGCCCGGTCAGAAACGCTTGCGGACCCTTCTTTTGTCCCACAATATTTTTAGATCCCTGCCCATCGACATTGACCTTCACCCCAACCTAACTGTCCTTGACCTGTCCTTCAACACCATCACCTCGCTGACGTCATCAGAACAGTCGTCATTGGACACGCTGGCATCACGTCATCAAGTCAG GCTTGCCCTCAAAGGGAACCCCTTGCGGTGCACGTGCACCGAGCTGGACTTCCTGCACTGGCTGCGGGACACGGCGGTGACTCTGGACGGCGAGGAGGACAACAGCACCCGCAGGTACACGTGCACCGCGGACTCTGGGGAGCTGACGGACACGGAGCGGGTGACGGCGGACTGGGACGCTCTGTGGAGACACTGCATGGCCGCGCAGATCTCGGTCTGGACATCGGCGGTTTTTACGTTGCAG ATTGTGGGCCTGCTGATCGCCTACACAGTCTCGCGACACTGGACTCATCTGAGGCACGCCTGCAAGGTTCTGAGACGACTTCGGGAGCCCAAGCGGCAGGACTTCCGCAAGGATGTCTACATCGCGTACGCTGATGACGATGCTGAGCTGGCCTGTGTCCACCTCCCGCGGTGCCTGCAGGGTCACGGCCTGCGTGTACTGCTGAGACAGCAAGAGGAACAGCCGGGCATTGCGAGGGTGGAAAGCATTGTACAGTTCATCGAGGACAGCTGGAAG GTTGTGCTGCTGGTGACCCGAGCTTTTGCCGAGGACGAGGACGGGTCCTGTGGGTTCACTGTGCAGCAGGTCGCGCGATGCGGCCTCCCCGACGCTCTGCCAAGCCGGCTCTTCGTCGTCTTCACGGAGGACCCTCGCCGTCTGCCGCCCACGGCCTCCCTGGACAAGGTCCTgcgccccctctgtctctgtccctgtcctgcTCGGAACGTGTTCCACGTGCCCAGAAACACGCCTGTGCACCACCCGTTGTGGGACAGGCTGGCCGGAGCCATTCTTGAGGAGTGA